The Xiphophorus maculatus strain JP 163 A chromosome 7, X_maculatus-5.0-male, whole genome shotgun sequence region AGTTGCTGGTTCTTCTACAAGGAAATTTGTTGAACGTATTTTGCTAAAGTTAGTAAGGCGGGAGGGGGGGAATGGGAAAAGGAGGAAAACGTTCAGTACATTCATCATATATGTtgttatacaaaaaaaacctgtttttgcacaatttttcaGCACATTTCTGTAGTGGGCCGTCTCCTGTTCCCCTCTCTGGTGAGTACTGCTTAGTGTGCGGAAGCAGGGGAATCGTTATTCATCCTGAAGCTGCTTTGCTTTCGATGTTTCTGCAAGTTGTTAATTCAATGAAAATGTCTGGCACATCCTTACAAAAACGATGTGATGATGactcaagtttttttgttttttttcccccccacaacGAACCTGATGCCATCCGCAGAAAGATGTGCTCTGAAGGGCTACATGGTCATCAACATCTCAGAGTGGACCGACTCGGGACTAAAAAAAGCGAACCGAAAAGTAAACGGGTGGAGTCAAACGGCGACGGCGTGAAGGGAAGTCAGACTTCTGAACTGCATAGACGCCCGAGCTGGTCGAAACGAGGCCGAATCACCGCGGCCTCTTGCGGGTGACGAAGATGAGGACCCTTCGGATGGCGATGAGGCGGTCCTTGAGGGAGTTCATGGCCAGGATGGTGAGCTGGGCTCGGTTCTCCAGCGGAAGGACGGCGAGGAGCCACCAGCACCAGGCCGGGCCTTCGGGAACCGCCTGGAAGGGGAACAAAGCCAAACACAGACACCGTTAAATGCTGGGGACGCACCGATCCGCTTCCATTACCGATATCGGAGGTCCAGTATCGGCCGATTCGATACTGAAAACCGGTGCTCAACTgactttaaaagtttctttttaaaaacgccgacataaatgtactgaattgctaatttatttgataactctgcaccagaaCAACACAATTGAGGCTTCACACGTTTGGTCGTAGCAtgtaaaagcaacacaaatcTAATTTGTTCAGCTTTAATTTGTTAGGAGTGTAGCAACCAATGTTAGATAAACAATGTAGAAactgaggcagaaaaaaaaaaaccctgtagcaaacctttcaaatgtttcagagaGTGCAATCAGGAATTCTACATATAATgtcaaattaataataaagcatgatgtcacCCAGAGCACAAAGcgtagaattagactgaatagatccgCTCTCATGGATCGGGCACATTGTCACCAATATCTAATCTAGAATTTTTTCAATATCAGAAgcgatattgaaaaaaaaatattggtcCAATATACTAATATTGAATTGGTGCGTCTTTATTAAATACCTCAGTTCTCAACAGGTATGCATCATGAGCAGAAGTATTCAAAgcccttttatttttattttgcatttttggggggaggggggggggggggtcaatcaaaaagtagtgcataagtgaacaaaaaaaaattgaggcatgtttttctatttttaaaataataaaaaaaatctgaggacAACAGTTTGCATTACAACTTATCAagcagacttttctttttttgatcagtaaaacgtttttaaaacaCTGAGTAGGCTACTTTTAAGCTAGTTTGGTCGTTTTTCaagctagaaactagaccaaaatgacttgtgtttttgcagtgtagtccATTAAAACCAGTAACATACAGCTCTGTTCGAGTGGAAAAGGCATAATTAGAAGGTTTTCCCAACCTGTGGGTCCGGATCTTTACTGGGAAGATGTCCAAAGTGGCTGAGGATCTGACTCTTCATGTTGTCCTTCAGCGACGTGAACCAGTTGTTGGCCTGATCGTACACAGAGTCGTGCAGCTTCAGAAGCTCCACCAGCTCCTCCCCCTCAACCTGATTAAAGAgacagtttttcattttcatatagAGCAACAGAACAAACATCACTTGGACAATTACTGATTAAAAAGTGGATTTGTTTAAACATAAACCGATCTACAGATCATCTAAAAAGCGCGCGTTTTCtcgactttaaaaaaaaaaagaagcttctATTGAGATTTTGAAGTGTGAGATCAGAACTACTCCAGAAATGATCAGAGAGCTCACCTTCCTGTCCTCCAGGTACTCGATCTTAGCGGTGTTGTAGCCGTCTCTCTGTCCGTGGCTGAGGACCTTGAACCGAGAAACTCCGATAGTGTCGACCACAGAGCGGCCGTCGGGAAAGAACTTGACGTCGCGCACCTGCAAAACAGTCCAACCAATCAAGTCTGCGTCGCGTGAAGTATGAGGAGAGTCTGCAAAGTGAACAGGATTTTGGAGATGGATTTTTTGGGAAAAGCTGTCCACCGACCTCCAGCATGCAGCCGTAGTCGGCGAAGCCCTTGAGCTCGTCGGCGATGCACATGCCGAACTGCTTGGTGCCCGTCTCCATGGAGCGGCGAATCATGAGGCGGTAGCGCGGCTCAAAGACGTGAAGCGGGCAGGGGATGGTGGGGAAGGCCATGGTGCACACAAAGATGGGCACTTCCTGGTtcaaactgcaaaacacaatACACAAGAAATGATTACCACTAAATGCAGATTTTGGTTTTAGTcccaaaggtttaaaaatcttGTAAAGGCTCCATTTAAAACCAAAGACAGTTGCAGGGAATCAACAACTatgcaagtttatttttaggGAGCTCACGtagattgaaaaacaaaacgaagAAAAAGAGTTTCTAATATTCCTCCTTTGTAATTCTTGTCAGGAAGAACATTGTTTACTGATTGGAAAGTTTGCAACCTATAGCCTGGGTGTGCTTTGGTTGCCAGGATACAATGTTTGGATCAATACCAATGCAAAGACAAAGAATGATCatctttaaactttaacattttttctccaAGCTGCTGTTCTCAAATTGAATTAACTACATatattaaccctttcatgctTTCAGGTGTTTGTGATTTGTGGAAAACTAACTTAGACAGCTCCTTCATTTCCTCCTCATGGATTTTCTTCCGCTCTGCCAGCTCGTCTCCAAGGTAACGCTGTAGGACTTCCTCCATCAGAAAGGTCTTCTTGTAACCTCTGCTAGCAAGAAACTGtaacaaaacacagagaacatgTTACTCCTTCCATACCAAGATCATAGTTTCATACTTTTGTTCATTCCCTTAGACAGGATGGCTGCAAAGGTTTTATGAAATTACGTCTTTTTCAGAGCTCTGAatttcaaatacaaaatactgAGGTTCACTAGAAATGTATGAGTGAgaagggaggaagaaaaaaagagagaacaataaaacaaagagaaaggagaaagagggaaagagaaaaaagaaaaagaaagcaaaacagaaggAAAGCGAATAAGCAAATAAGcaagagtgaaaaaaaagagcgaaagaaaaataagagtaaaagaacaaatttttttttaaatataaatgatggaaaaaagaaaaaaaggaagaaagggcAAAAAAGACGTGaagcaaaagaaagaacaaaaaagcaaaagactgaaagaaagaaaagaattaaAGAACAAATGAGTGGAAAACAGAGTGAacaaaaaacagagtaaaagaaagtaagagcaaaagaaaaagagcaaaactaagaaaaattaaaaaagaaggaGCAGGTAAGAAAGACACaaagggtaaaataaaaaaaaactaaagcgaaagaaagagaaattagTTCTGGAaagacaggatttttttttaaatcccacaTTTTTTCAAGCTGCACAGCACCATCTGCAGCTGATGCTAGTTTTCCGTTCAGCGTAGCTCAGCTGTGTACCTCAGACAGATTCTCCTTGCACAGAGGGCAGTTGGGGTTGTGGTCCAAACAGCGCTCCAGACATTTGAGGCAGAAGGTGTGACCACAGGGAGTAGCCACAGGCTCGTAGAACAATCTGAAGCACAAtgcagaagataaaaaaaaagaaaagcaaacagttAACCTTCAACTGGCAAAACTGTCCACTCTATTTGCCTGTttgaagctaaagaaaaaatctttgcaTCTCATTGTTAAATTTGCAGCATATGATGAAAAGTAAACTGTACTAACCTCATGCAGAGTGAACACTCCAGGTCTCCACTGTCCAGTAAATCAACAGGAACCACTCTGCCTCCGCAAACTGAAGCCGTCTGAAACGCCTTTACATCgtctggagaaaaacaacaatgatcgttttttttttttaaagacaaaatgtccTCTGGTGTCTTAGTGCACCATAATACATGTGCAACAGTTTTTCATAGCACTGCTCCTGCTTGGTTCTCTAAAATGTGAAGCGTTTTCTCCACTTAGTTACATTCAAGCTTAAACTGTTGGATCCAATGAAAGGAAACACGTTACTGCACATTTAAAAGCCGCAAAAAGCAGCATCTTTTATCTGAAAATCCAATGAATGCAGTTCATATAAGAAGCCACAAGAGGGCGCTCCGACATaacagtttctctgtttttttttgggggggggggggcttgtTTACAGCTTGAGATGACCAAACTGGACAAAATGACACATCTGTCAAGTTGATAAAACCACCTACTAAAttctttttagtttaattatttcGTTATTTCATTCTAAACTTCTAAATAAATCCCATCCTTATGAAGCAGAACATGTGTGTAAAAGCAAATATGTTGCATCAGGTTGAGAATGTCACAATAAGTAATTAATCGAATAAGTTTAAAGTGAACTAGATCATTTTCCTCCtcctgattaatattttttggagGGCAGTTTTGTTGATCCATTTCATTTATGGCTTTGGttgtgtatatatgtatatatatatatttatttattttttgctcgtTTTTGGTTgttatgatttattttgaatatttaaagtatCTTCCCATTCCAGTATTAAGCGtcctttacaaaattaaaaagcattgGTCTTTTTAGAGgatgaacttgcattattatgccactctcaatatattacttgaaattGGTCTCaaaacattatcatttatcaaGAATAATAAGACAATTTATCACCCAGTAAAACTTGTTATGGTGACAGGCCTCTGTCAGGTTGCCATGGGATTTTCTCCTACCAGGTTTGGAGAGCTTGGACGGAGGGTTGAAAGGTGCGGCGGCTCCGTCGCCGCTGTGCTTCCTTTTCAGGCCTCCGTGGGGCGCCGGCAGTGAAGCCAAAATGTTCGCCAGACTTTTGGAGCTACCTTCCCCTGCTGCCAGGTCCGACTTAGCGGGAGACATGGGAGAAAGCTCGGAAGACGGTCCGTCCACAGGGGAGCTTTTTGCTACGCTGAACTCTGAATCCTGCAAATGAGGCAGAATGAGAAGCTGCAGAGTGAGTTTAAGTGTCCTCGTGTCAAACTGAGACGTAAATGTGcaggattttaaaagaaacGGAAATGTGTCGACGGCTGCACTGTGCGCGCATTAACCTGCGAGGAGCAGCCTGGTTTCTGTGTCAGCGGCCTCAGCGACTGGAGCAGGGCGGGGGGTTTGATCAGGCGGGTGGCCAGCC contains the following coding sequences:
- the lonrf2 gene encoding LON peptidase N-terminal domain and RING finger protein 2, producing the protein METGVLPHQGDLLLHPLSNPGAAGLCPEMLEVAEEASRAGDFNLAVEIYSSQLADLQQPDRGLCLRKGDSLARAGRISEALEAYCTAANLGKLRPEELLVLVDTIARTLRGKELGLPVTLNGQTKSDGGQDGAHNDGECEEDEALDLFSCRLCKCLLQEPATLECGHTFCKRCVEDDAVKYCISCKQKPSKGDRRVNVVLSGLLDKLFETESKARKMWIEGEVLWSKQNLADALERYNAAVDLAPSSGSLLCQRAELHMEMRNFNQAVQDANSLCRLKPLWTKAHCLKATALSKADRNDEALQEYLLCLALKPDWTKVKLEAQKVLSAVFSSVFENEDMPTPLHPLQGGLATRLIKPPALLQSLRPLTQKPGCSSQDSEFSVAKSSPVDGPSSELSPMSPAKSDLAAGEGSSKSLANILASLPAPHGGLKRKHSGDGAAAPFNPPSKLSKPDDVKAFQTASVCGGRVVPVDLLDSGDLECSLCMRLFYEPVATPCGHTFCLKCLERCLDHNPNCPLCKENLSEFLASRGYKKTFLMEEVLQRYLGDELAERKKIHEEEMKELSNLNQEVPIFVCTMAFPTIPCPLHVFEPRYRLMIRRSMETGTKQFGMCIADELKGFADYGCMLEVRDVKFFPDGRSVVDTIGVSRFKVLSHGQRDGYNTAKIEYLEDRKVEGEELVELLKLHDSVYDQANNWFTSLKDNMKSQILSHFGHLPSKDPDPQAVPEGPAWCWWLLAVLPLENRAQLTILAMNSLKDRLIAIRRVLIFVTRKRPR